Proteins encoded within one genomic window of Mya arenaria isolate MELC-2E11 chromosome 13, ASM2691426v1:
- the LOC128214758 gene encoding carbohydrate sulfotransferase 9-like isoform X1 encodes MKPFSRSKILIFFIAMSTFLVILSINRTSRTKKSLNADFGHQRIVAVAHKPVVKYSSVSFPEAASRMQERRRHLQKVCTTLKPKDKGYEGCYMPGENLYYVPSRNIVFCGIEKAGSTFWRRLLQIVGGGSTSESNPSLIEIGIAYLERGYVSLAKASVDEIQTIFRNSTSIVFVRDPYARLFSGWLDKLYNPNVYYWQTIGRTIKQYPSETSCGFDVHFPEFVDHISTLVLNGHCLDTHFSPNYQHCDPCMYDFDFVGFYETFKEDTMYIIDALNLTKEVTLNDFDRDAARDAINDAVDWVFYSKPYIHQCRVTFYCALFKVWNRLQSRGYIDSPFPYLTFGEAQNATAMDFKQKLLQSSLTMTAKRTKKIRHQAYQQAIGGLTKTQKAKVEKAFRKDFLLFKYRSGINSVSARYDMHGHEYFQDCPSMEN; translated from the exons atgaaaccatTTTCGAGATCTAAGATTTTGATATTCTTTATTGCGATGTCCACTTTTCTGGTTATTTTGAGTATAAACAGGACCAGTAGGACAAAGAAATCGCTGAATGCAG ATTTTGGTCACCAACGGATTGTGGCTGTTGCACATAAACCGGTTGTGAAGTATTCCTCCGTGTCCTTT CCAGAAGCTGCAAGCAGAATGCAGGAAAGGAGACGCCATCTACAAAAAGTCTGTACTACGCTGAAACCCAAAGACAAAGGGTACGAGGGGTGTTATATGCCAGGAGAGAATCTCTATTATGTTCCATCCAGGAACATTGTTTTCTGTGGTATTGAGAAGGCAGGAAGCACGTTCTGGAGACGCCTTTTACAAATAGTTGGTGGAGGTAGTACAAGTGAGTCCAACCCGTCACTGATTGAGATAGGCATCGCCTACCTGGAGAGAGGCTATGTCTCATTGGCTAAAGCGTCTGTCGATGAGATTCAAACCATATTCAGAAACTCTACAAGCATTGTGTTTGTGCGGGATCCCTACGCAAGATTATTTTCAGGTTGGCTGGATAAACTGTATAATCCAAATGTTTATTACTGGCAAACCATTGGCAGAACGATAAAACAATATCCTAGTGAAACATCATGTGGTTTTGATGTGCACTTTCCAGAATTTGTTGATCATATTTCAACCCTTGTTTTAAATGGTCACTGTTTGGACACCCATTTTTCACCAAACTATCAACATTGTGATCCGTGCATgtatgattttgattttgttggGTTTTATGAAACGTTTAAAGAAGATACTATGTACATCATAGACGCCCTGAACCTAACAAAGGAAGTGACGTTAAATGACTTCGATCGGGACGCAGCGAGGGATGCAATTAATGACGCTGTGGACTGGGTCTTCTATTCGAAACCGTATATTCACCAGTGTAGAGTGACTTTCTACTGCGCGTTATTTAAGGTTTGGAATAGATTACAGAGTCGAGGGTACATTGATTCACCTTTCCCGTACCTCACTTTTGGTGAGGCTCAGAATGCAACTGCAATGGACTTTAAACAAAAGCTACTACAGTCCAGTTTAACGATGACGGCAAAAAGAACGAAGAAAATTCGCCACCAAGCGTACCAACAAGCGATAGGAGGACTCACTAAAACACAGAAAGCAAAAGTTGAAAAGGCATTTAGAAAAGATTTTctcttatttaaatatagaagtGGCATTAATAGTGTTTCTGCACGATATGATATGCACGGCCATGAGTATTTTCAGGACTGCCCATCTATGgaaaattaa
- the LOC128214758 gene encoding carbohydrate sulfotransferase 9-like isoform X2 translates to MQERRRHLQKVCTTLKPKDKGYEGCYMPGENLYYVPSRNIVFCGIEKAGSTFWRRLLQIVGGGSTSESNPSLIEIGIAYLERGYVSLAKASVDEIQTIFRNSTSIVFVRDPYARLFSGWLDKLYNPNVYYWQTIGRTIKQYPSETSCGFDVHFPEFVDHISTLVLNGHCLDTHFSPNYQHCDPCMYDFDFVGFYETFKEDTMYIIDALNLTKEVTLNDFDRDAARDAINDAVDWVFYSKPYIHQCRVTFYCALFKVWNRLQSRGYIDSPFPYLTFGEAQNATAMDFKQKLLQSSLTMTAKRTKKIRHQAYQQAIGGLTKTQKAKVEKAFRKDFLLFKYRSGINSVSARYDMHGHEYFQDCPSMEN, encoded by the coding sequence ATGCAGGAAAGGAGACGCCATCTACAAAAAGTCTGTACTACGCTGAAACCCAAAGACAAAGGGTACGAGGGGTGTTATATGCCAGGAGAGAATCTCTATTATGTTCCATCCAGGAACATTGTTTTCTGTGGTATTGAGAAGGCAGGAAGCACGTTCTGGAGACGCCTTTTACAAATAGTTGGTGGAGGTAGTACAAGTGAGTCCAACCCGTCACTGATTGAGATAGGCATCGCCTACCTGGAGAGAGGCTATGTCTCATTGGCTAAAGCGTCTGTCGATGAGATTCAAACCATATTCAGAAACTCTACAAGCATTGTGTTTGTGCGGGATCCCTACGCAAGATTATTTTCAGGTTGGCTGGATAAACTGTATAATCCAAATGTTTATTACTGGCAAACCATTGGCAGAACGATAAAACAATATCCTAGTGAAACATCATGTGGTTTTGATGTGCACTTTCCAGAATTTGTTGATCATATTTCAACCCTTGTTTTAAATGGTCACTGTTTGGACACCCATTTTTCACCAAACTATCAACATTGTGATCCGTGCATgtatgattttgattttgttggGTTTTATGAAACGTTTAAAGAAGATACTATGTACATCATAGACGCCCTGAACCTAACAAAGGAAGTGACGTTAAATGACTTCGATCGGGACGCAGCGAGGGATGCAATTAATGACGCTGTGGACTGGGTCTTCTATTCGAAACCGTATATTCACCAGTGTAGAGTGACTTTCTACTGCGCGTTATTTAAGGTTTGGAATAGATTACAGAGTCGAGGGTACATTGATTCACCTTTCCCGTACCTCACTTTTGGTGAGGCTCAGAATGCAACTGCAATGGACTTTAAACAAAAGCTACTACAGTCCAGTTTAACGATGACGGCAAAAAGAACGAAGAAAATTCGCCACCAAGCGTACCAACAAGCGATAGGAGGACTCACTAAAACACAGAAAGCAAAAGTTGAAAAGGCATTTAGAAAAGATTTTctcttatttaaatatagaagtGGCATTAATAGTGTTTCTGCACGATATGATATGCACGGCCATGAGTATTTTCAGGACTGCCCATCTATGgaaaattaa